Proteins encoded in a region of the Tripterygium wilfordii isolate XIE 37 chromosome 21, ASM1340144v1, whole genome shotgun sequence genome:
- the LOC119988607 gene encoding uncharacterized protein LOC119988607 isoform X2 produces MQPAVNTVDLKSLVEQNKPNFMPPTSRMTNYVVLKFGNLSQSMGSGPCLSGSDCSYMVVFQYGSIVLFNVNERQVDGFLKIVRRHASGLLPEMRKDEYEVRERPTSCTWMQGGLDYIVLQSLNIDGIRLIGYVLGQSIALDYYVRQVDGMVAEFTDINRGMEKTGTFTMDKKKLFQIVGKANSNLADVILKLGLFERSEIAWKDAKYAQILEYLREEFELTQRFTSLEIKLKFVEHNIQFLQEILQNRKSDFLEWLIIILISVEIIISLYDLVHRSGSLI; encoded by the exons ATGCAGCCAGCTGTGAATAC TGTGGATCTGAAAAGTCTAGTGGAGCAGAACAAACCCAACTTTATGCCACCCACATCTCGAATGACGAATTATGTCGTTCTTAAGTTTGGCAATCTTTCACAATCAATG GGTTCAGGTCCATGCTTAAGCGGAAGTGATTGCTCCTACATGGTTGTTTTTCAGTATGGCTCCATTGTCTTGTTTAATGTTAATGAGCGTCAGGTTGACGGATTCTTAAAAATTGTCCGAAGACATGCATCAGGATTACTCCCTGAGATGAGAAAAGATG AATATGAGGTGAGAGAGAGGCCTACTTCATGCACATGGATGCAAGGTGGGTTGGACTACATTGTGTTGCAATCCTTGAATATTGATGGAATTCGACTCATTGGTTATGTTCTTGGTCAAAGTATTGCTCTTGACTACTACGTGCGGCAG GTTGATGGAATGGTTGCAGAATTCACTGATATAAATCGTGGCATGGAGAAAACGGGAACATTTACCATGGATAAGAAAAAACTTTTTCAGATTGTGGGAAAGGCAAATTCTAACCTCGCTGATGTGATTCTTAAGCTTGGACTTTTTGAGAG ATCTGAAATTGCCTGGAAGGACGCAAAATATGCTCAGATATTGGAATATCTTAGAGAGGAATTCGAACTGACACAGCGATTTACAAGTCTCGAAATTAAGTTGAAGTTTGTGGAG CACAACATCCAATTTCTCCAGGAAATTCTTCAGAATAGGAAGTCAGATTTTTTGGAATGGCTTATCATTATATTGATTAGTGTTGAGATCATCATCTCTCTTTATGACCTTGTCCACAGGTCAGGGAGTCTTATTTAG
- the LOC119988607 gene encoding uncharacterized protein LOC119988607 isoform X1: MKSIRLITPLRTILYHPSPQIPSHLVFLLKPSPRLLLFSSLSSSVTSPRSSPVPSLSGTQQNLKPDVGLFVARCVSPLSSLAAEQQQPHTVEWNEPVSSSEFGNGGDDGSVAEDTRPSIPVRAYFFSTSVDLKSLVEQNKPNFMPPTSRMTNYVVLKFGNLSQSMGSGPCLSGSDCSYMVVFQYGSIVLFNVNERQVDGFLKIVRRHASGLLPEMRKDEYEVRERPTSCTWMQGGLDYIVLQSLNIDGIRLIGYVLGQSIALDYYVRQVDGMVAEFTDINRGMEKTGTFTMDKKKLFQIVGKANSNLADVILKLGLFERSEIAWKDAKYAQILEYLREEFELTQRFTSLEIKLKFVEHNIQFLQEILQNRKSDFLEWLIIILISVEIIISLYDLVHRSGSLI; encoded by the exons ATGAAGAGCATTCGCTTGATTACTCCCTTACGCACAATCCTCTACCATCCGAGCCCCCAAATCCCTTCTCATCTCGTCTTCCTCCTCAAGCCATCTCCTCGATtgctcctcttctcctctttgTCTAGTTCCGTAACCTCTCCTCGGAGCTCTCCAGTTCCTAGTCTCAGTGGGACGCAGCAGAACTTGAAACCGGATGTCGGTTTGTTCGTGGCGAGGTGCGTCTCTCCATTGTCATCGCTGGCAGCGGAGCAACAGCAGCCGCACACGGTGGAATGGAATGAGCCGGTTTCGAGCTCTGAGTTCGGCAATGGCGGTGATGATGGTAGTGTGGCGGAAGACACCAGGCCCTCGATTCCTGTTCGGGCTTACTTTTTTTCCACCag TGTGGATCTGAAAAGTCTAGTGGAGCAGAACAAACCCAACTTTATGCCACCCACATCTCGAATGACGAATTATGTCGTTCTTAAGTTTGGCAATCTTTCACAATCAATG GGTTCAGGTCCATGCTTAAGCGGAAGTGATTGCTCCTACATGGTTGTTTTTCAGTATGGCTCCATTGTCTTGTTTAATGTTAATGAGCGTCAGGTTGACGGATTCTTAAAAATTGTCCGAAGACATGCATCAGGATTACTCCCTGAGATGAGAAAAGATG AATATGAGGTGAGAGAGAGGCCTACTTCATGCACATGGATGCAAGGTGGGTTGGACTACATTGTGTTGCAATCCTTGAATATTGATGGAATTCGACTCATTGGTTATGTTCTTGGTCAAAGTATTGCTCTTGACTACTACGTGCGGCAG GTTGATGGAATGGTTGCAGAATTCACTGATATAAATCGTGGCATGGAGAAAACGGGAACATTTACCATGGATAAGAAAAAACTTTTTCAGATTGTGGGAAAGGCAAATTCTAACCTCGCTGATGTGATTCTTAAGCTTGGACTTTTTGAGAG ATCTGAAATTGCCTGGAAGGACGCAAAATATGCTCAGATATTGGAATATCTTAGAGAGGAATTCGAACTGACACAGCGATTTACAAGTCTCGAAATTAAGTTGAAGTTTGTGGAG CACAACATCCAATTTCTCCAGGAAATTCTTCAGAATAGGAAGTCAGATTTTTTGGAATGGCTTATCATTATATTGATTAGTGTTGAGATCATCATCTCTCTTTATGACCTTGTCCACAGGTCAGGGAGTCTTATTTAG
- the LOC119988049 gene encoding ethylene-responsive transcription factor RAP2-7-like → MLLDLNLDILSTTTDSSCSRRTQMEEDSAGTCNSSIVNIGDENSSNNNKTSVFLFDILKQSNHHASSSTTTTSDGKETDFGLKSGLMGSSVRPQWLNLSCVEFRRETELITLQQQQNQPVKKSRRGPRSRSSQYRGVTFYRRTGRWESHIWDCGKQVYLGGFDTAHVAARAYDRAAIKFRGVDADINFTLSDYDEDMIQMRDLSKKEFVQVLRRKISGFARGRSKYRGVTLPKSGRWEARMGQCLGKKAYDKAAIQCNGREAVTDFEPGTYKMQIPVDMNNGGIRHSDVCAHDLDLSLRISASEGCSKGIDNAKGFDFRCNAVEIHSKEKAMVANSTFAVRRNGQPSQSYASTEASKHHIMWPSIYPASSTNYLQHQDSILLLLQQSLPPRPPFRSIYITVLSRILCITFRYRPHPPLAVPLSSTITEAEINNVEMQQFVNRNSCHTLNFDLIYLVISLEIKFGVRESDCPNL, encoded by the exons ATGTTGCTGGATCTTAATCTTGATATTCTTTCCACTACTACTGACTCGTCTTGTTCAAGAAGAACCCAAATGGAAGAAGACTCTGCAGGGACTTGTAATTCATCAATAGTCAATATTGGTGATGAAAACTCatccaacaacaacaaaacctCTGTTTTCCTTTTTGATATCTTAAAACAGAGCAACCACCatgcctcctcctccaccaccaccaccagtgaTGGAAAAGAAACTGATTTTGGGTTGAAGTCCGGGTTAATGGGTTCCTCTGTAAGGCCTCAATGGCTTAACTTATCGTGTGTGGAGTTCCGCAGAGAGACAGAACTGATAACtctgcagcagcagcagaaccAGCCAGTGAAGAAAAGTAGGCGTGGACCAAGGTCTAGGAGCTCACAGTACAGAGGAGTCACGTTTTATCGGCGAACGGGTAGATGGGAATCACATATATG GGATTGTGGAAAGCAAGTGTATTTAG gTGGGTTCGACACTGCTCATGTTGCTGCAAg GGCATATGATAGGGCTGCAATAAAGTTCCGAGGAGTAGATGCTGATATCAATTTCACTTTGAGTGATTATGATGAAGATATGATACAG ATGAGGGATCTAAGCAAAAAAGAATTTGTGCAAGTTCTTCGTCGAAAAATCTCCGGCTTCGCCCGGGGAAGATCGAAATATAGAGGTGTGACACTGCCTAAATCCGGTCGATGGGAAGCTAGAATGGGACAATGCCTTGGGAAGAA GGCCTATGACAAGGCTGCCATCCAATGTAATGGAAGGGAAGCTGTGACTGATTTCGAGCCCGGAACATACAAAATGCAGATACCTGTAGACATGAATAATGGAGGTATCAGACATTCTGATGTCTGTGCTCATGATCTTGATCTGAGCCTAAGGATATCAGCATCGGAAGGTTGTTCGAAGGGGATCGACAATGCAAAGGGTTTCGATTTTCGATGTAATGCCGTTGAGATACACAGCAAAGAGAAAGCAATG GTTGCCAATTCTACTTTTGCCGTCAGGAGGAATGGACAGCCATCCCAATCCTATGCTTCAACAGAGGCATCTAAGCATCATATCATGTGGCCTAGCATATATCCTGCTTCGTCAACAAACTATTTG CAACATCAGGattctattcttcttcttcttcaacaatcACTGCCTCCTCGGCCACCCTTTCGCTCAATCTACATAACCGTTCTCTCAAGAATATTATGTATAACCTTCCGATACCGGCCGCATCCACCACTAGCTGTTCCTCTCAGCTCTACAATTACAGAAGCTGAAATCAACAATGTTGAAATGCAACAATTTGTGAATCGTAATTCTTG TCACACCTTGAATTTTGACTTAATTTACCTTGTTATCAGCTTAGAAATTAAATTTGGTGTACGTGAATCTGATTGTCCGAATCTATAG